A genomic window from Desulfonatronovibrio magnus includes:
- a CDS encoding DUF6883 domain-containing protein, whose translation MKNELLYVEKLKVLDYLLNKEKSRGKAAFFMKMGFKASHWEILAQAHETQATSGTGALRVSDKPDRGQSRSQGQSPSGL comes from the coding sequence ATGAAAAATGAGCTGCTCTATGTCGAAAAGCTAAAAGTCCTTGATTACCTGCTCAATAAGGAAAAGAGTCGAGGAAAAGCTGCTTTCTTTATGAAGATGGGTTTTAAAGCTTCTCATTGGGAGATATTGGCGCAAGCTCATGAAACTCAAGCTACTTCAGGAACGGGAGCATTACGCGTTTCTGACAAACCAGATAGGGGACAGTCCCGAAGCCAGGGACAGTCCCCCTCCGGGCTGTAA